GAAAGAACCTGCTCCGGTACAATAAAGTCGGTATTCGGAAGCGTTTGTGACCGCAGCGTATTGAGAGCAGACACCGAGAGCAACGCGGAACCCACTCCATGGTCGCATACATCGAGCAGGTAGACCGCAAAATGATCCTCGTCGATCCAGTGGTATCCGAAGGAATCCCCTCCAAGCTGCGCCGACGGCACAAAACGCCACTCGGTCATGATGGGCGGTTCGGTTATCGGCGGGGGCAGAAGCGACATCACATGTTCCGCCGCTTTTACAAGCTCGGAAGCCAGTTCCTGCTGGCTTTTAAGCAGCGCTTCATAGGCCTCGTTCCGCTGCAGCAGGTTGATGTATGCTTTAGAATGGTAGCGTATTCTGGCGATCAGCTCAATCCTGTCCGGCAGTTTGACGAGGTAATCGTTCGCTCCCACCGCAAACGCATCGGCTTTGGTGCCCGCCTCTTCTTTCGAGGACAAAACGATGAGGGGTACATCCTTGAGCTGTGGATGAACCCTGAAGAATTTCACGAGGGTCAGTCCGTCGATATCCGGCATGACAAGGTCCTGAAGGATGATCGTCGGCGACACTTCGACTGCCATCTCGATCGCTTTGGTGGGGTCCTGGCAGTAATGGAACGATATGTCCTTCTCGGACGAAAGCATGCGTTCGACAGCGGCGGCAACAATGGTCTGGTCATCGATCAGAAGGACGGTGATTTCGTAATCGGTCAGCCGTGATGATAACGAGGGGGAGGGGTTAACGGGCATATCGGCTATTCCTTTACTTTCATATAACGTACAATCGATTCCGTGATGGTGTCAATGGGCAGAATTTCCACAGCCGCTTTTATCTCCGCAGCGGCTTTCGGCATACCGTAAACTATAGAGGTTTTCATATCCTGTGCGATAGTGTGCCATCCTTTTTCGCGCAGCTCCAAAAGCCCCCGGGCGCCGTCTTTTCCTATTCCGGTCAGTAAAAGTGCGATACCTCTCTGCGGCCAGCAGGCGGCGAGACTGCTGAAAAACGTATCGACCGACGGTCGGTAGGGATAGTTCCGGGGCTCGGAAGTATAATGAAACGACATATCCTCTCCAACGATGAGGTGATCGTTGGTTTTCGCGATGTACACAGTATTTTCCGCCGGGCGGTCGCCCTCGCGCGCGACTGTTACGGTGAGTGCTGTCTGTTCATTCAGCCATTCGGCCAGCCCTGATGCGAATTGTACATCCACATGCTGGACGATAACGATCGATGCTCCCAATTGCCGGGGCATGGACGAAAGAATGATCGACAGAGCTCTGGGTCCGCCGGTGGAACTGCCGATCGCCACGAGGGACGGTTGGGTTTTGGGGGTTTTTTTTGCCACGGGTGCCCGAGCGGGTATCGTATCGTTTTTACCGATGAGTTTACCAATGGTCGCAATTTTCCGCAGCAGTTCATCGGCGCCCTGTATCGAGCCGTCGCCGCCCATGACAGGCGTTCCCGCAGCATCGAGCGCCCCGTGACCCATAGCCTCGAACACTTTGGATGCGTTTCCGCTTACCGTCGCCGTCACCACGAGGATTGCGCAGGGTGTATTCTTCATTATCGTACTGGTAGCCTGAACACCGTCCATAACGGGCATGATCAAATCCATGAGAATCAGGTCGGGAGTATCTTCGGCGCATTTTTTCACCGCTTCAGCCCCATCAATGGCAATCCATGATATTTCGTAAGACGGGACAGATGAAATGACTCTACGGAGTATTTCAACCGCCAGCATCAGATCGTTGACAATGGCAATACGCATTATCTTACCGCTCTCCTGACATGGATTATTCATGAAAATATTTTTACCACAAAGACACAAATAGATATAATGGATTGTTTATACTATTATTAGCAGTTATTAATCGTTAACGTCCCAAATGATATAAATAAAAAACAAATCCGTGAAAATCCGCGTTTAGTCAAATTCATTGAATAGATCGGGCTAAGAGGTCGTTGACCGCATCGAACAGACGGTCGTCATGAAAACTTGCCTTTGTCAGATAGTAGTCCGCGCCGGCATCGAGGCCCTTCATTCTGTCCTCTTCACGATCCTTGTACGAGATAATGATGATCGGGATTCTGCTGAAATCCGGATTGTTTTTGATTCTGCCGATAAGCTCCAGTCCATTCATGCGGGGCATGTCAATATCCGTTATCACAAGGTCGAACGCTTCGCGCTTGAGCAGCGTGTTCCATGCGTCCATTCCATCGACAGCGGCGGAAACCTCGTATCCCCTGCTCTGCAGCATCTTGCGCTCCGCTTCCCGCACGGTGATGGAATCGTCCACGACAAGAATCTTTTTCTTTACCGACTGGTTGACTTTCCCATTGCCGATTTTCTCCGGTTTGCCGTGAGTAACGAACTCATCGATAGACCGGACAAGGTCATCGGCATCCATGATCAGCACCGGTGAACCATCCTCGAGAATAGCGCCGGAACTGATCGTCGGTATCTTCCCGAGTCGTGCATCGAGGGGTCTGACAACCAGCTCGGCCTGACCGAGAAAACGGTCGACCACAAAGCCATATCGGTTTAACCGGTCGCTGATAATGGCAATAGGGAGCGAATCCGGCGTGTTGTCCCCTTGAGGAAGCCGCAGAATCTGCCGTGCATTGACGATTCCGATGTTTTCACCCTCGAAAATGCATATCGGCCGGTCTTCGACCGTTTTCAGCTCCTTTGCGGAAAAATCGATGACATGTTCGATACGGGTAAGCGGGAGAGCATACGTTTCGCCGGCAATGTCCATCAGGAGAGCTCTGACGACCGAGAGCGTTATGGGAAGATGGAGATGAAACGTCGTCCCCCGTCCGGGTTCCGATTCGATCCGTATCGAGCCGCTGACCGAGTGAAGCATCGATAAAACAACATCGAGCCCGATACCTCTTCCCGAAACTTCAGTCACCTTTTCGTGCGTGGTGAAGCCGGGAAGAAACAGAAATTCAAAGAGCTCGTCGCGGGTGAGGTTTTTAGCCATTTCATCGCTGACATGCCCGTCCCGAACCACTTTTTTCCGTAATTTCTCCGGATCGATCCCCATGCCGTCATCCTGTATGATGATATTGAGCATTCCGAACATGTGACGGGCTTCGATACGAAGCGTACCTTCCGGTTTTTTCCCGGCCGCGGCCCGTACATCAGGAGTCTCGATACCGTGATCGACAGCGTTTCGCAGAATATGGGTGAGCGGCGATTCGAGTTTTTCCAGAATATCCCTGTCCACAGGAGTAGACCCGCCCTGAATGACAAGGTTGACTTTTTTACCGAGCCGTCTGGAAAGATCGCGAACCATTCTGGGGAAACCAAGAAGCCCGTCGGAAAAAGGAGTCATTCGGCTCGATATTACCTCCGAATACAATTGATCAGTAAGATTTTCAATGCGTCGCGAGAAAATCTCGTACTCTTCCATATGCTGGTAGAGAATTTCACGGCTCTGCTCCAGAAGCCGGAACGTTTCATAGTTTTTTTCATAGACCTCTTCGAGCCCGGCGGTATTCTTGACTGTCACGAGAAGGGTTTCGAACGAGCTGGCAACCTCCATGTACAGGTGTTTCAATGTGAGCAGTGATGCGGAAAACGGTTTCGCCAGTTTCGCCTGGATAAGGCACTCGCCGGTGAGTCCGAGAATCCGGTTAAGGGTGTCGGCAAGCACGCGGACAAAGGTTTCTTCCCTCGGGGCGGCTTCTTTTTTCGGCAAGGCAGAGACAAGCTGTCTCGCTTCCAGGAGTGAGGATTCGAACGGTTTCCCCGTCAGGACATCGATCAGCGAACGGGTCAGCGATTTTACCCTGTCGGATTGCGTGGACAGGGAACTGTGGATTTCCGAAGGGGTGAGCGAGGACATCCGGGAAAATATATCGTTGCTCCGAAGCAGCAGGTCAATATGCTCCGAATGCAGGATCAGGTTCCCGTGCTGGGCAGCGGACAGTACATCTTCCATAGCGTGGGCGAGCGAAACCTCGAGGTTAAGGTTCACAATCCGTGCCGCGCCTTTTATCGAATGAGCCGCCCGCATGAGAGGTTCGATTTTTTCAGGGGTCTGGTTCTTTTCGAGCTCGACAAGGCCGCTTTCGAGAATCCGCGAGTGGGTCTCCACCTCGACACGGAAGAGCTGGAGCATGGATTCATCGGAGAATTCCCTGCTCTG
The bacterium genome window above contains:
- a CDS encoding hybrid sensor histidine kinase/response regulator, giving the protein MINANQGEPADLSLLDLFRTELETGAKRLEVGLVDLERDQSPEKTEPLMRAAHSIKGAARIVGLDLAVSLAHAMEDMLSAAQHGTLHLTSDHIDVLLKCNDIFLRLSSSPVAGMSAQLSGEEQTIQNLSVKLRTMLSPEPQAQKQTEPKPEQPAVEPEAAPKQSREFSDESMLQLFRVEVETHSRILESGLVELEKNQTPEKIEPLMRAAHSIKGAARIVNLNLEVSLAHAMEDVLSAAQHGNLILHSEHIDLLLRSNDIFSRMSSLTPSEIHSSLSTQSDRVKSLTRSLIDVLTGKPFESSLLEARQLVSALPKKEAAPREETFVRVLADTLNRILGLTGECLIQAKLAKPFSASLLTLKHLYMEVASSFETLLVTVKNTAGLEEVYEKNYETFRLLEQSREILYQHMEEYEIFSRRIENLTDQLYSEVISSRMTPFSDGLLGFPRMVRDLSRRLGKKVNLVIQGGSTPVDRDILEKLESPLTHILRNAVDHGIETPDVRAAAGKKPEGTLRIEARHMFGMLNIIIQDDGMGIDPEKLRKKVVRDGHVSDEMAKNLTRDELFEFLFLPGFTTHEKVTEVSGRGIGLDVVLSMLHSVSGSIRIESEPGRGTTFHLHLPITLSVVRALLMDIAGETYALPLTRIEHVIDFSAKELKTVEDRPICIFEGENIGIVNARQILRLPQGDNTPDSLPIAIISDRLNRYGFVVDRFLGQAELVVRPLDARLGKIPTISSGAILEDGSPVLIMDADDLVRSIDEFVTHGKPEKIGNGKVNQSVKKKILVVDDSITVREAERKMLQSRGYEVSAAVDGMDAWNTLLKREAFDLVITDIDMPRMNGLELIGRIKNNPDFSRIPIIIISYKDREEDRMKGLDAGADYYLTKASFHDDRLFDAVNDLLARSIQ
- a CDS encoding fused response regulator/phosphatase, producing the protein MPVNPSPSLSSRLTDYEITVLLIDDQTIVAAAVERMLSSEKDISFHYCQDPTKAIEMAVEVSPTIILQDLVMPDIDGLTLVKFFRVHPQLKDVPLIVLSSKEEAGTKADAFAVGANDYLVKLPDRIELIARIRYHSKAYINLLQRNEAYEALLKSQQELASELVKAAEHVMSLLPPPITEPPIMTEWRFVPSAQLGGDSFGYHWIDEDHFAVYLLDVCDHGVGSALLSVSALNTLRSQTLPNTDFIVPEQVLSGLNDSFQMESHNNLYFTIWYGVVNIRTNELRYSTAGHPPGLLISGPDRFSELMTKNLLIGGLPGSSYTSRTVKIDRPSTLYVFSDGVYEVQKQDGTLWSLDELKAFLVDPPTGKGSEIDALLLYIKDMNAGETLADDFSILKVRFE
- a CDS encoding chemotaxis response regulator protein-glutamate methylesterase gives rise to the protein MRIAIVNDLMLAVEILRRVISSVPSYEISWIAIDGAEAVKKCAEDTPDLILMDLIMPVMDGVQATSTIMKNTPCAILVVTATVSGNASKVFEAMGHGALDAAGTPVMGGDGSIQGADELLRKIATIGKLIGKNDTIPARAPVAKKTPKTQPSLVAIGSSTGGPRALSIILSSMPRQLGASIVIVQHVDVQFASGLAEWLNEQTALTVTVAREGDRPAENTVYIAKTNDHLIVGEDMSFHYTSEPRNYPYRPSVDTFFSSLAACWPQRGIALLLTGIGKDGARGLLELREKGWHTIAQDMKTSIVYGMPKAAAEIKAAVEILPIDTITESIVRYMKVKE